The DNA sequence CGGGACAATGCCTTCTTCAGACGCGGCTTTTGTCGCGTGAAGGGCGTCTTCTACTCTCGCTTTTTTCTCCTTCATCTCTATCTCAGTCGCGGCGCCGACGTTAATTACGGCCACTCCGCCGGCGAGTTTGGCGAGTCTTTCCTGAAGTTTTTCCTTGTCGTAGTCGGATTTGGTCTCTTCTATCTGTTTTCTTATCTGCGATATTCTGTCTTTTATCGCCTTTTCCGAACCGTAGCCTTTGATTATCGTCGTGTTGTCTTTGTCTACCTTGGCGGTGTCGCAGGACCCGAGATCCGACAAAAGCGTGTTTTCGAGCTTCATTCCGGCGTCTTCTGAAATGACTTTTCCGCCAGTGAGAATGGCTATGTCTTCGAGCATCGCTTTTCTTCTGTCGCCGTATCCGGGAGCTTTAACAGTGACTACTTTTAGTATGCCGCGGATCTTGTTGACTACCAGAGTGGCGAGAGCTTCACCTTCGACGTCTTCGGCTATTATGAGCAATGGTTTTCCCTGCTGAGCAGTCTTTTCGAGAAGGGGAAGAAGGTCTTTCATTCCCGAAACTTTTTTGTCGTATATAAGGATTGCCGGTTTGTCGAGTACGGCTTCCATTTTTTCAGAGTCCGTAATGAAATAAGGGGAAATGTAACCTCTGTCGAACTGCATTCCTTCGACGATTTCGAGTTCCATTTCGAGGCCTTTTCCCTCTTCGACCGTTATGACGCCGTCTTTTCCGGCTTTGTCCATGGCATCGGCTATTATGTTGCCTATCTCGGCGTCATTGTTGGCCGAAATCCTGCCGACCTGCGCTATCTCTTCTTTGCCTTTTATAGGATTGGACATAGTTTTAAGATTTTCCACCACGGAGCCGACCGCTTTTTCTATACCTCTCTTGAGAGCCATCGGGTTTGCGCCGGCCGTTACGTTCTTTCTGCCTTCTTTGTATATGGCTTCTGCCAAAACCGTAGCCGTAGTAGTTCCGTCGCCTGCGACGTCAGAAGTCTTTGAAGCGACTTCCCTGACCATCTGAGCGCCCATGTTTTCGAAAGAGTTTTCGAGTTCAATTTCTTTCGCAACAGTCACGCCGTCTTTGGTGACGAGAGGGGAACCGAATTTCCTGTCTATCAGGACATTTCTTCCCTTTGGACCCAGAGTCGCCTTGACCGCTTTGGATAGCTTTTCGACGCCTCTGGCAATCGAGTCTCTTCCCTCTTCGCCGAAGAAAATGTCTTTTGCTGCCATTTATACCTCCATTTATCCTTGTATTACTGCGAGAATTTCGTCTTCGTTGAGAATTAGAAAATCTTTGTCTTCGACCGAGATTTCTGTTCCGGCGTATTTGCCGAAAAGAATGACGTCTCCTTCTTTTACCGGCATGGGATCTTCATCTTTTTTAGTGACCTGGGCGACAGACACTACTTTGCCTTTCTGGGGCTTTTCTTT is a window from the candidate division WOR-3 bacterium genome containing:
- the groL gene encoding chaperonin GroEL (60 kDa chaperone family; promotes refolding of misfolded polypeptides especially under stressful conditions; forms two stacked rings of heptamers to form a barrel-shaped 14mer; ends can be capped by GroES; misfolded proteins enter the barrel where they are refolded when GroES binds): MAAKDIFFGEEGRDSIARGVEKLSKAVKATLGPKGRNVLIDRKFGSPLVTKDGVTVAKEIELENSFENMGAQMVREVASKTSDVAGDGTTTATVLAEAIYKEGRKNVTAGANPMALKRGIEKAVGSVVENLKTMSNPIKGKEEIAQVGRISANNDAEIGNIIADAMDKAGKDGVITVEEGKGLEMELEIVEGMQFDRGYISPYFITDSEKMEAVLDKPAILIYDKKVSGMKDLLPLLEKTAQQGKPLLIIAEDVEGEALATLVVNKIRGILKVVTVKAPGYGDRRKAMLEDIAILTGGKVISEDAGMKLENTLLSDLGSCDTAKVDKDNTTIIKGYGSEKAIKDRISQIRKQIEETKSDYDKEKLQERLAKLAGGVAVINVGAATEIEMKEKKARVEDALHATKAASEEGIVPGGGVALIRCLPALDKLIASKDIEIDERTGIEIIRKSVEAPLKQIAINAGWEGAIVVEKVKDSKENSFGFDAEKCEYVDLLKAGIIDPTKVVRSAIQNASSVASLLITTEAMITEKPEKEKAPQMPPGGMGDMY
- a CDS encoding co-chaperone GroES, yielding MAVKLVPVNRKVIVERTDEQEVKKGGIIIPDTAKEKPQKGKVVSVAQVTKKDEDPMPVKEGDVILFGKYAGTEISVEDKDFLILNEDEILAVIQG